The following proteins are co-located in the Micromonospora coriariae genome:
- a CDS encoding molybdopterin-dependent oxidoreductase, with the protein MIRRPRLPAPGDFTAPSHSPLVAARLGLWLGVAFGLCFVTGLLSHYIQHPPGWFTWPTRPVNLYRITQGVHVLSGVAAIPLLLAKLWSVYPRLFARPPLRQLSRLLAHALERICVLVLVCAAFFELVTGLFNVAQSYPWGFFFPAAHYAVAWLAVGALLVHIAVKLPVAHPALTTRLSQADTAGVVAPGPDDRDMSARRAFLRTSAGVAGVAVLATAGVTVPWLRRVSPLAWRTGAGPQGMPINRTADAAGIVVPPDWRLAIVWPGGRHTLSLAELAALPQRTAELPIACVEGWSASARWTGVPIVDLLRRAGAPTSRPVRISSLETNGLYARSTLPATHAGDPLTLLALRINDEELSPDHGYPCRLIAPSRPGVLQTKWVARLEVLT; encoded by the coding sequence ATGATCCGCCGGCCACGGCTGCCCGCCCCCGGAGACTTCACCGCGCCGTCGCACTCGCCGCTGGTGGCCGCCCGGCTCGGCCTCTGGCTCGGGGTGGCATTCGGGCTGTGCTTCGTCACCGGGCTGCTCAGCCACTACATCCAGCACCCGCCGGGCTGGTTCACCTGGCCGACCCGACCGGTCAACCTCTACCGGATCACCCAGGGTGTGCACGTGCTGTCCGGGGTCGCGGCGATCCCGTTGCTGCTGGCCAAACTGTGGAGCGTCTACCCCCGGCTGTTCGCCCGTCCGCCCCTGCGCCAGCTGAGCCGGCTGCTCGCACACGCGCTCGAGCGGATCTGCGTCCTGGTCCTGGTCTGCGCCGCGTTCTTCGAGCTCGTCACGGGACTGTTCAACGTCGCTCAGTCGTACCCGTGGGGGTTCTTCTTTCCGGCGGCGCACTACGCGGTCGCCTGGCTGGCGGTGGGCGCGCTGCTGGTCCACATCGCGGTGAAACTCCCGGTCGCCCACCCGGCGTTGACCACGCGGCTGAGTCAGGCGGACACGGCTGGGGTCGTGGCGCCGGGGCCCGACGACCGGGACATGTCCGCGCGCCGGGCGTTCCTGCGCACGTCGGCCGGCGTCGCCGGCGTCGCCGTGCTGGCGACTGCCGGGGTCACCGTGCCGTGGCTGCGTCGAGTGTCTCCGCTGGCCTGGCGGACCGGTGCCGGGCCGCAGGGCATGCCGATCAACCGTACGGCCGATGCCGCGGGCATCGTCGTACCACCCGACTGGCGACTGGCGATCGTCTGGCCGGGCGGGCGACACACCCTGTCCCTGGCCGAGTTGGCAGCCCTGCCGCAACGCACGGCGGAACTGCCGATCGCCTGCGTCGAGGGGTGGAGCGCCTCCGCGCGGTGGACCGGGGTGCCCATCGTCGACCTACTCCGGCGAGCCGGCGCGCCGACCAGCCGGCCGGTTCGGATCTCGTCACTGGAGACCAACGGCCTGTACGCCAGGAGCACTCTCCCGGCGACCCACGCCGGTGATCCGCTGACTCTGCTCGCACTAAGGATCAACGACGAGGAACTGTCCCCCGACCACGGTTACCCCTGCCGTCTCATCGCACCGAGCCGCCCGGGCGTCCTCCAGACCAAGTGGGTGGCCCGGCTGGAGGTACTGACGTGA
- a CDS encoding S-methyl-5'-thioadenosine phosphorylase produces the protein MSHQPRIGVIGGSGFYEFLDDVTEITLDTPYGPPSHSLSIGTLAGRPVAFLPRHGRHHVLPPHRINYRANLWALRTVGVRRVLAPGAVGALRPELGPGTLVVPNQLVDRTSGRIQTYYDGEPPADGQLPQVVHVPFADPYCPLGRATVLGAARSAGWQPVDGGTMVVIEGPRFSTRAESRWYAEQGWSVVGMTGHPEAVLARELALCYTPLSLVTDLDSGVEVGDGVTQQEVFTVFAHNIDRLRDLLTDVVTTLPQDQGDCPCGQALAGTKTGIVLP, from the coding sequence ATGTCCCATCAGCCGCGGATCGGCGTGATCGGCGGATCCGGCTTCTACGAGTTCCTCGACGACGTCACCGAGATCACGCTCGATACTCCGTACGGACCACCCAGCCACTCACTGTCCATCGGGACGCTCGCCGGCCGGCCGGTGGCGTTCCTACCCCGCCACGGACGCCATCACGTCCTGCCCCCGCACCGCATCAACTACCGGGCGAACCTGTGGGCGCTGCGAACGGTCGGCGTCCGTCGGGTGCTCGCCCCGGGTGCCGTCGGCGCCCTGCGACCGGAGTTGGGCCCCGGGACCCTCGTCGTACCGAACCAACTGGTCGACCGGACCAGCGGGCGCATCCAGACCTACTACGACGGGGAGCCACCCGCGGACGGGCAGCTGCCCCAGGTGGTGCACGTCCCGTTCGCCGACCCGTACTGTCCGCTCGGACGCGCGACGGTGCTCGGCGCCGCCCGGTCCGCCGGGTGGCAGCCGGTCGACGGCGGAACCATGGTCGTCATCGAGGGGCCCCGGTTCTCCACCCGTGCCGAATCCCGCTGGTACGCCGAACAGGGCTGGTCCGTCGTCGGCATGACCGGCCACCCCGAGGCGGTACTCGCCCGCGAGCTGGCACTCTGTTATACCCCGCTGTCACTCGTGACCGATCTCGACTCCGGCGTCGAGGTCGGCGACGGCGTGACCCAGCAGGAGGTGTTCACGGTCTTCGCACACAACATCGACCGCCTACGCGACCTGCTCACCGACGTGGTCACGACCTTGCCGCAAGACCAAGGCGACTGCCCGTGCGGACAGGCTCTGGCGGGTACGAAGACCGGCATCGTGCTTCCCTGA
- a CDS encoding mechanosensitive ion channel family protein: MRTVLIVLAALAAAVVVDLTFGVLIRRGARGRYKWLLEPLRHACRRPAAAVLLAGALYYALPLGPAGWQRYLRHAILLALIALGAWLVIRALHVAEAVAFSRLPPDLVTSRRVRRARTQIRPVRRLTAAVVTIVSIGLILTTFPPVRLFGISVLTSAGVVGAVIGLSARTALGNAFAGIQVAFADGLHVGDVLVVDGEWGRVEEVKLTNVVIRLWDERMLILPTTYFTERPFQNWTRNESRVVGKIQIHVDHTADLDDLRREARRLVESSPLWDRDQWVLQMVDATPQTVVIQVQASAADGASAWDLRCDLREALIRYLRDQHPQWLPRTRSQYQP; this comes from the coding sequence ATGCGTACCGTGTTGATCGTGTTGGCCGCGCTGGCGGCGGCCGTGGTCGTGGACCTGACCTTCGGCGTGCTGATCCGCCGGGGTGCGCGGGGCCGCTACAAGTGGCTGCTCGAGCCGCTGCGGCACGCCTGCCGCCGCCCGGCGGCGGCGGTCCTGCTGGCCGGGGCGCTGTACTACGCGCTGCCGTTGGGGCCCGCCGGCTGGCAGCGTTATCTACGCCATGCCATCCTGCTGGCCCTGATCGCCCTCGGCGCGTGGCTGGTGATCAGAGCGTTGCACGTCGCCGAAGCGGTCGCGTTCAGCCGACTGCCGCCCGATCTGGTCACCAGCCGGCGGGTCCGCCGGGCCCGGACCCAGATCCGCCCCGTACGGCGGCTCACCGCCGCCGTGGTCACGATCGTCTCGATCGGCCTGATCCTGACCACCTTTCCCCCGGTACGCCTCTTCGGCATCTCCGTGCTGACCTCGGCCGGAGTGGTCGGCGCGGTGATCGGCCTGTCCGCCCGAACCGCGCTCGGCAACGCGTTCGCCGGCATCCAGGTCGCCTTCGCCGACGGACTGCACGTCGGCGACGTGCTGGTGGTCGACGGCGAATGGGGCCGGGTCGAGGAGGTGAAGCTGACCAACGTGGTGATCCGGCTCTGGGACGAGCGGATGCTCATCCTGCCGACCACGTACTTCACCGAGCGGCCGTTCCAGAACTGGACCCGCAACGAGTCCCGGGTGGTCGGCAAGATCCAGATTCATGTCGACCACACCGCCGACCTGGACGACCTGCGCCGGGAAGCACGCCGACTGGTCGAGTCCTCACCGCTGTGGGATCGAGACCAGTGGGTGCTGCAGATGGTCGACGCCACGCCGCAGACCGTGGTCATCCAGGTGCAGGCCTCCGCCGCGGACGGCGCCAGCGCCTGGGACCTGCGCTGCGACCTACGCGAGGCACTGATCCGCTACCTGCGCGACCAACACCCTCAGTGGCTGCCCCGCACCCGCAGCCAATACCAGCCCTGA
- a CDS encoding cytochrome ubiquinol oxidase subunit I codes for MAHRDLVSGEVTDVRPWEAMFNPATPPQTVHMIVAAFMVTGFGIASVYAVALLRGRRDRYHRLGFAIPFTVAALLSPVQVVVGDWAAHFVGEYQPTKLAAMEGLARTEAGAPLSLGGVYVDGELRYAVEVPNALSLLAKWDPDAVIMGLDQVPDDRSASSKSARRQPGSLRRAADAGPFSDRLPMFHPLAPGRMALWQVDWAGT; via the coding sequence GTGGCACATCGTGACCTGGTTTCGGGTGAGGTGACCGACGTCCGGCCGTGGGAGGCGATGTTCAACCCCGCGACGCCGCCGCAGACCGTGCACATGATCGTGGCGGCGTTCATGGTGACCGGCTTCGGCATCGCCAGCGTCTATGCGGTGGCCCTGTTGCGCGGCCGCCGGGATCGCTACCACCGGCTCGGCTTCGCCATCCCGTTCACCGTCGCCGCACTGCTCTCTCCGGTGCAGGTGGTGGTCGGCGACTGGGCCGCGCACTTCGTCGGGGAGTACCAGCCCACCAAGCTCGCCGCGATGGAGGGGCTGGCCCGCACCGAGGCGGGCGCCCCACTCTCCCTCGGCGGCGTCTACGTCGACGGCGAACTGCGATACGCCGTCGAGGTGCCCAACGCATTGTCCCTGCTGGCCAAGTGGGACCCGGACGCGGTCATCATGGGCCTGGATCAGGTGCCCGACGACCGTTCGGCATCTTCCAAATCGGCAAGGCGGCAACCGGGAAGCCTCCGCCGGGCGGCTGACGCAGGCCCGTTCAGCGACCGTTTGCCGATGTTCCACCCTCTGGCACCGGGCCGGATGGCACTCTGGCAGGTGGACTGGGCAGGCACCTGA
- a CDS encoding DUF1345 domain-containing protein has translation MEQQSGRPARGRLLSVRRALWSLAAGVVAGTATALVGAPELTPLVIWTIAAGTILVWVWRACWPASPQRTEQLAEAEQHSRSTDSAILIASGISLAAVAEALVRSSNQQDWVALTLVILSVVAVVLAWALVNTVFALKYARLYYRDDGGGIDFRREYRPAYADFAYIAFTVGMSYAPGENEPTSDPMRRMALGHALLSYTFGTGILAVAVNLVTNLGQS, from the coding sequence GTGGAGCAGCAATCGGGACGACCGGCGCGGGGACGGCTGCTGTCGGTCAGGCGTGCCCTGTGGTCGCTGGCCGCCGGTGTCGTCGCCGGGACGGCCACGGCGCTGGTCGGGGCACCGGAGTTGACGCCGCTGGTGATCTGGACGATCGCGGCGGGCACGATCCTGGTCTGGGTGTGGCGGGCCTGCTGGCCGGCGAGCCCACAGCGTACGGAGCAGCTTGCCGAGGCCGAGCAGCACTCCCGTTCCACCGATTCGGCGATCCTGATCGCATCCGGTATCAGCCTCGCCGCCGTGGCCGAGGCGCTTGTCCGCAGCTCGAACCAGCAGGACTGGGTGGCTCTCACGCTGGTGATTCTCAGCGTCGTCGCTGTGGTCCTGGCGTGGGCGCTGGTGAATACGGTCTTCGCGTTGAAGTACGCCCGGCTGTACTACCGCGACGATGGCGGCGGCATCGACTTCAGGCGGGAATACCGACCGGCGTACGCCGACTTCGCGTACATCGCCTTCACGGTCGGCATGTCCTACGCCCCGGGCGAGAACGAACCGACCAGCGACCCCATGCGCCGGATGGCGCTCGGGCACGCGCTGCTCTCGTACACCTTCGGAACTGGCATCCTGGCCGTCGCCGTCAACCTGGTCACCAACCTGGGCCAGTCGTGA
- a CDS encoding LacI family DNA-binding transcriptional regulator has protein sequence MPITIADVAVRAGVSKTTVSRVLNGKGEVRVGTADRVRAVINALGYVPSARAVGLARGSTRVVGMLVPALTWPWMGEVLQGAADVVEAEGYGMLLFTCTHGDESMRRFASQVSAKSFDGLLVVEPEGTLDYITELHEGGLPVILIDDRGHQPGFPSVRTTNESGARAAAAHLLAHGRKRPLVVTGLRRFGCTRERLAGFAGGYADAGLPIDSALVVEGDFTFECGRVAVERLLAAGVPFDAVFAHNDLSAAGALQALRDAGRRVPDDVAVVGFDDLPLAGHTHPPLSSVRQPLREMGAAAARTLIAHLAGTPLPDTPTVIPTDFTVRASTGTT, from the coding sequence GTGCCGATCACCATCGCCGATGTCGCCGTCCGCGCAGGGGTGAGCAAGACGACGGTCTCCCGGGTGCTCAACGGCAAGGGCGAGGTGCGCGTCGGCACCGCCGACCGGGTCCGCGCGGTCATCAACGCCCTCGGGTACGTGCCGAGCGCCCGGGCGGTCGGCCTGGCCCGCGGCAGTACCCGGGTGGTCGGCATGCTGGTGCCCGCCCTGACCTGGCCCTGGATGGGCGAGGTGCTCCAGGGCGCTGCCGACGTGGTCGAGGCCGAGGGGTACGGCATGCTGCTGTTCACCTGCACCCACGGCGACGAGTCGATGCGGCGGTTCGCCTCCCAGGTCTCCGCGAAGTCCTTCGACGGCCTGCTCGTGGTCGAGCCGGAGGGCACCCTCGACTACATCACCGAGCTGCACGAGGGCGGCCTGCCGGTCATCCTCATCGACGACCGCGGCCACCAGCCCGGCTTCCCGTCGGTGCGCACCACCAACGAGTCCGGCGCGCGAGCCGCGGCGGCGCACCTGCTGGCGCACGGGCGGAAGCGGCCGCTGGTCGTCACCGGCCTGCGCCGCTTCGGCTGCACCCGGGAGCGGCTGGCCGGCTTCGCGGGCGGCTATGCCGACGCCGGCCTGCCCATCGACAGCGCCCTCGTCGTGGAGGGCGACTTCACCTTCGAGTGCGGGCGGGTTGCGGTGGAACGCCTGCTCGCCGCCGGCGTGCCGTTCGACGCCGTCTTCGCGCACAACGACCTCTCCGCCGCCGGGGCGCTCCAGGCGCTGCGCGACGCCGGCCGGCGGGTCCCGGACGACGTGGCGGTGGTCGGCTTCGACGACCTGCCCCTGGCCGGGCACACCCACCCACCGCTGAGCTCGGTCCGTCAGCCGTTGCGGGAGATGGGGGCGGCCGCCGCCCGCACCCTGATCGCCCACCTCGCCGGCACGCCGCTGCCGGACACCCCGACCGTCATTCCCACCGACTTCACCGTGCGCGCCTCGACCGGCACCACCTGA
- a CDS encoding ABC transporter substrate-binding protein, translating into MRRRQFLAVALAGAMATGVAACGDSPNANKKDGPTATVLNVGMPNGPQAENNNPFLTTSAAASLGYRWQIFEPLMMWNPVKPADPFKPWLATKAEWSSDYTSVKVTIRDNATWSDGQKVTAEDVAFTYNLVKKYPALNDQGVPYTDATASGNEVTIKMASPQFVNQQKVLWRVPIVPKHIWEKISDPTTDTVKQPVGSGPYTLKSFTPASMTLTVRDSGYWQDLPKVKELRYTSYTDNSAQTTALANGESEWSFVFIPNYQTVFVAKDQEHHKVWAPAILGIHGLYLNTTKKPFDDPTLRRAMNMVIDRADIFTTAEAGYFHPQVKSVTGLPSPAGDSFVAPEFKGQEHKVDVEGAKALLTGAGYKLEGNTLKDKTGKAVTLKLTDPAGWSDYQTSLEIVKDNLSKIGIAATIDKANQDAWFRNVEQGNFEATFRWTEGGATPYDIYRTVMDGRQLKPVGTASPAGNFGRFNNKEATDALVAYANATDDAARTTAMNTLQKIFVDQMPMIPVGADNIGGAYSTKNWTGWPDDSNPYGAMQPTQPNALDVVLHLEPAGS; encoded by the coding sequence ATGAGAAGAAGGCAGTTCCTCGCCGTCGCGCTGGCCGGCGCGATGGCCACCGGCGTCGCCGCGTGCGGCGACAGCCCGAACGCGAACAAGAAGGACGGCCCTACGGCCACGGTGCTGAACGTCGGCATGCCGAACGGCCCGCAGGCCGAGAACAACAACCCGTTCCTCACCACGTCCGCCGCGGCCTCGCTGGGCTACCGCTGGCAGATCTTCGAGCCGCTGATGATGTGGAACCCGGTGAAGCCGGCCGACCCGTTCAAGCCGTGGCTGGCGACCAAGGCCGAGTGGTCGTCGGACTACACCTCGGTCAAGGTCACCATCCGGGACAACGCCACCTGGTCCGACGGGCAGAAGGTCACGGCCGAGGACGTCGCCTTCACGTACAACCTGGTCAAGAAGTACCCGGCGCTCAACGACCAGGGCGTGCCCTACACGGACGCGACCGCCAGCGGCAACGAGGTCACCATCAAGATGGCCAGCCCGCAGTTCGTGAACCAGCAGAAGGTGCTGTGGCGGGTGCCGATCGTGCCCAAGCACATCTGGGAGAAGATCAGCGACCCGACGACCGACACCGTCAAGCAGCCGGTCGGCAGCGGCCCGTACACCCTGAAGTCGTTCACCCCGGCCAGCATGACCCTGACGGTGCGCGACAGCGGCTACTGGCAGGACCTGCCGAAGGTCAAGGAGCTGCGCTACACGTCCTACACGGACAACAGCGCGCAGACCACCGCCCTGGCGAACGGCGAGTCGGAGTGGAGCTTCGTCTTCATCCCCAACTACCAGACCGTCTTCGTGGCCAAGGACCAGGAGCACCACAAGGTGTGGGCACCGGCGATCCTGGGCATCCACGGCCTCTACCTCAACACCACGAAGAAGCCGTTCGACGACCCCACGTTGCGCCGCGCCATGAACATGGTCATCGACCGCGCCGACATCTTCACCACGGCCGAGGCCGGCTACTTCCACCCGCAGGTGAAGAGCGTGACCGGCCTGCCCAGCCCGGCCGGTGACTCGTTCGTCGCGCCCGAGTTCAAGGGGCAGGAGCACAAGGTCGACGTCGAGGGCGCCAAGGCGCTGCTGACCGGCGCCGGCTACAAGCTCGAGGGCAACACCCTCAAGGACAAGACCGGCAAGGCCGTCACGCTGAAGCTGACCGACCCGGCCGGCTGGTCCGACTACCAGACCAGCCTGGAGATCGTGAAGGACAACCTGTCGAAGATCGGCATCGCCGCCACGATCGACAAGGCCAACCAGGACGCCTGGTTCCGCAACGTCGAGCAGGGCAACTTCGAGGCGACCTTCCGGTGGACCGAGGGCGGCGCCACGCCGTACGACATCTACCGGACGGTCATGGACGGCCGGCAGCTCAAGCCGGTCGGCACCGCCTCCCCCGCCGGCAACTTCGGCCGCTTCAACAACAAGGAGGCGACCGACGCCCTGGTCGCCTACGCGAACGCGACCGACGACGCGGCGCGCACCACCGCGATGAACACGCTGCAGAAGATCTTCGTCGACCAGATGCCGATGATCCCCGTCGGCGCGGACAACATCGGCGGCGCGTACAGCACGAAGAACTGGACCGGCTGGCCGGACGACTCGAACCCGTACGGCGCCATGCAGCCCACCCAGCCCAACGCGCTGGACGTGGTCCTGCACCTGGAGCCCGCGGGTAGCTGA
- a CDS encoding ABC transporter ATP-binding protein, whose translation MTLSESVAAPADEVVLEAVGLTKHFPVRRRLRGLFSRTPAVVHAVDDVSFALRRGRVTALVGESGSGKSTVARLLAQIYPRTAGDLRLHGTSTRVRGGRPFRSYVRRVQLILQDPFASLNPVHTVRYHLTRSLRIHGNAGRGAEELEAALSKLLTRVSLTPPERYLDAFPHELSGGQRQRVAIARALGADPEVLLADEPVSMLDVSIRLGVLNLLQDLKERLNIAILYITHDIASARYFADETIVMYAGRMVEGGDSETVTQNPAHPYTRLLTDSAPDPDRITGDGAGVDAAAGNDRGQGEPPSLITPPAGCRFHPRCPHAMRRCTVDLPPRLTIDDRPGHWAACWLYDPATVAADNPGSAAPDADPAVPPPPAAVERDDTAALGETR comes from the coding sequence ATGACGTTGAGCGAGAGCGTGGCGGCGCCGGCCGACGAGGTGGTGCTGGAGGCCGTCGGCCTGACCAAGCACTTCCCCGTCCGCAGGCGGCTGCGTGGCCTCTTCTCCCGGACGCCGGCAGTCGTGCACGCCGTCGACGACGTATCGTTCGCGCTGCGTCGCGGCCGGGTGACCGCGCTGGTCGGGGAGTCCGGCTCCGGCAAGTCCACTGTGGCCCGGCTGCTGGCCCAGATCTACCCCCGCACCGCCGGCGACCTGCGCCTGCACGGCACGTCGACCAGGGTGCGCGGCGGTCGTCCGTTCCGGTCGTACGTGCGGCGGGTCCAGCTGATCCTGCAGGACCCGTTCGCGTCGTTGAATCCGGTGCACACCGTCCGCTACCACCTCACCCGGTCGCTGCGGATCCACGGCAACGCCGGGCGCGGCGCCGAGGAACTGGAGGCGGCCCTTAGCAAGCTGCTCACCCGGGTCAGCCTCACCCCGCCCGAGCGCTACCTGGACGCCTTCCCGCACGAGCTCTCCGGCGGTCAGCGCCAGCGCGTCGCCATCGCCCGGGCGCTCGGCGCCGACCCGGAGGTGCTCCTCGCCGACGAGCCGGTCTCCATGCTCGACGTCTCGATCCGCCTCGGCGTGCTCAACCTGCTCCAGGACCTCAAGGAGCGGCTCAACATCGCCATCCTCTACATCACGCACGACATCGCCTCGGCCCGCTACTTCGCCGACGAGACGATCGTGATGTACGCGGGCCGGATGGTCGAGGGTGGCGACAGCGAGACCGTCACCCAGAACCCGGCCCATCCGTACACCCGGCTGCTCACCGATTCGGCGCCGGACCCCGACCGCATCACCGGCGACGGCGCCGGCGTCGACGCGGCCGCCGGGAACGACCGCGGTCAGGGCGAGCCGCCGAGCCTGATCACCCCGCCCGCCGGCTGCCGGTTCCACCCCCGGTGTCCGCACGCCATGCGGCGCTGCACGGTGGACCTGCCGCCACGGCTGACCATCGACGACCGGCCCGGCCACTGGGCGGCCTGCTGGCTCTACGACCCGGCCACCGTCGCCGCCGACAATCCCGGCTCCGCCGCGCCGGACGCCGATCCGGCCGTGCCACCGCCGCCGGCGGCGGTCGAGCGGGACGACACCGCCGCCCTGGGGGAGACACGATGA
- a CDS encoding ABC transporter permease, which produces MRFLLQRTAFYLFTAWAAITLNFFIPRLVPGDPVQSLISRNQGRISADAIESLRVLFGLDANENVWEQYLHYWGQLLHGDLGLSFTFFPAPVSTVIGDSLPWTVALVGITTIISFLLGTALGVGAGWRRGSWVDGLLPATTFLSSIPYFWLGLVAIALFAGPGSFFPSSGGYEAGLVPAFDQYFIPSAIQHSILPAATILVSSMSGWILSMRNMMVTVSSEDYITVAHAKGLSERRVALSYAARNALLPNVSGFALSLGFIVGGTLLVEIVFSYPGLGYQLFQAVGAKDYPLMQGIFLIITISVLVANLLADVAYLLLDPRTRKS; this is translated from the coding sequence ATGAGATTCCTCCTGCAGCGCACGGCCTTCTACCTGTTCACCGCGTGGGCGGCCATCACGCTCAACTTCTTCATCCCGCGGCTGGTCCCGGGCGACCCGGTGCAGTCCCTCATCTCGCGCAACCAGGGCCGGATCAGCGCCGACGCCATCGAGTCGCTGCGCGTGCTGTTCGGCCTGGACGCGAACGAGAACGTCTGGGAGCAGTACCTGCACTACTGGGGACAGCTCCTGCACGGCGACCTGGGGCTGTCGTTCACCTTCTTCCCGGCGCCGGTGTCGACGGTGATCGGCGACAGCCTGCCGTGGACGGTCGCCCTGGTCGGCATCACCACGATCATCAGCTTCCTGCTCGGCACCGCGCTCGGCGTCGGCGCCGGCTGGCGGCGCGGCTCCTGGGTCGACGGCCTGCTGCCGGCCACCACGTTCCTGTCCTCGATCCCGTACTTCTGGCTGGGCCTCGTCGCCATCGCCCTGTTCGCCGGCCCGGGAAGCTTCTTCCCGTCCTCCGGCGGCTACGAGGCGGGCCTGGTGCCGGCGTTCGACCAGTACTTCATCCCGAGCGCGATCCAGCACAGCATCCTGCCCGCCGCCACCATCCTGGTCTCCTCGATGAGCGGGTGGATCCTGAGCATGCGCAACATGATGGTCACCGTCTCCTCGGAGGACTACATCACGGTCGCCCACGCGAAGGGGTTGTCCGAGCGCCGGGTCGCCCTGAGCTACGCGGCCCGCAACGCGCTGCTGCCCAACGTCTCAGGCTTCGCCCTGTCGCTCGGGTTCATCGTCGGCGGCACGCTGCTGGTGGAGATCGTCTTCTCCTATCCCGGGCTCGGCTACCAGCTCTTCCAGGCCGTTGGCGCCAAGGACTACCCGCTGATGCAGGGCATCTTCCTGATCATCACGATCTCCGTGCTGGTGGCGAACCTGCTCGCCGACGTCGCGTACCTGCTTCTCGACCCTCGGACCCGAAAGAGCTGA
- a CDS encoding ABC transporter permease, with protein sequence MTISPSSIEQVIPGQGAMAQPSAAPGRAKRRRFRFIANAKAATGLAILGIYCLFAVIGPWVAPYNPDARSGDVLQAPSLRHWFGTTHLGQDIFSQILVGARSVMVVGLVAGVLATILSILIGVTAGYIGGAADEGLSALSNVFLVIPALPLIIIVTSIVEQASDTLVALIIGFTSWAWGARVLRAQTLSLRRRDYVEAARATGERTWRIILFEVLPNLTAIIASGFVGTVIFAVMSEITLAFIGISSVSSWNWGTILFWAQGQQALAQGAWWWFVPAGLAIAVLGTALALINFGIDEFVSPRLRSAGKTRIRTADGRSVRMRVGFTPVLAPLPSVPTPRAATTREDVVR encoded by the coding sequence ATGACAATCTCACCGTCGAGCATCGAGCAGGTCATTCCCGGTCAGGGCGCGATGGCCCAGCCGTCGGCCGCGCCCGGCCGGGCCAAGCGGCGCCGGTTCCGGTTCATCGCCAACGCCAAGGCCGCCACGGGGCTGGCCATCCTGGGCATCTACTGCCTCTTCGCGGTGATCGGGCCGTGGGTCGCGCCGTACAACCCGGACGCGCGCAGCGGCGACGTGCTCCAGGCGCCGTCGCTGCGGCACTGGTTCGGCACCACCCACCTCGGTCAGGACATCTTCAGTCAGATCCTGGTCGGCGCGCGCAGCGTCATGGTGGTGGGACTGGTGGCCGGCGTGCTGGCGACGATCCTGTCCATCCTCATCGGCGTGACCGCCGGCTACATCGGCGGCGCGGCCGACGAGGGCCTGTCGGCCCTGTCCAACGTGTTCCTGGTGATTCCCGCGCTGCCGCTGATCATCATCGTGACGTCGATCGTCGAGCAGGCCAGCGACACGCTGGTCGCGCTCATCATCGGCTTCACCTCGTGGGCGTGGGGCGCCCGGGTGCTGCGGGCCCAGACATTGTCCCTGCGGCGCCGCGACTACGTCGAGGCAGCCCGGGCCACCGGCGAGCGGACGTGGCGCATCATCCTGTTCGAGGTCCTGCCCAACCTCACCGCGATCATCGCGTCCGGCTTCGTCGGCACCGTCATCTTCGCCGTCATGTCGGAGATCACCCTGGCCTTCATCGGCATCTCGTCGGTCTCGTCCTGGAACTGGGGCACCATCCTGTTCTGGGCCCAGGGCCAGCAGGCCCTCGCGCAGGGCGCCTGGTGGTGGTTCGTCCCGGCCGGGCTGGCCATCGCGGTGCTCGGCACCGCCCTCGCCCTGATCAACTTCGGCATCGACGAGTTCGTCAGCCCCCGGCTGCGCAGCGCCGGGAAAACCCGGATCCGCACCGCCGACGGTCGCAGCGTGCGGATGCGGGTCGGCTTCACCCCCGTGCTGGCCCCGCTCCCGTCCGTCCCGACGCCACGGGCTGCCACCACCCGAGAGGACGTTGTGCGATGA